In one window of Desulfuromonas sp. DNA:
- a CDS encoding DUF4911 domain-containing protein, whose product MDSPFEKRCYRLPKQQIATLRFTLESYDGLAFVRTLAPREAVVEIAWPPSRSADAEALLAALEQECEMVEVPRPQDYTPL is encoded by the coding sequence ATGGACTCGCCCTTCGAAAAACGCTGCTACCGCCTGCCGAAGCAGCAGATCGCCACCCTGCGCTTCACCCTCGAGAGCTACGACGGTCTCGCCTTCGTGCGCACCCTCGCACCCCGCGAGGCGGTCGTGGAGATCGCCTGGCCCCCCTCCCGCTCGGCCGACGCCGAGGCCCTGCTGGCGGCCCTGGAGCAGGAGTGCGAAATGGTCGAGGTGCCTCGCCCGCAGGACTACACGCCTCTCTAG